GAAAAATTAGGTCAACAACAGCAATTGATAGATGTAAGAACGAGTGAAGAATATGAAATCGGTCATATTAATGGGGCGATTTTACATCCCGTACAACAAATAGAAACATTCGATTTCCCTAAAGATCGCACGTACTACATTCATTGTAGAAGTGGAGCTAGAAGTCAAAAAGCAGCAGAGTTTTTATCCGAAAAAGGGTACAATGTTGTAAATTTAGATGGTGGATTTGATGCGATAAAAGAACAACTTTCAAATATTGAGACGCCAAACACACATAAAAATATATCTCATAGTCATGAATTAAAAGCAAATCGTATAAAGCGCGATTTTAGTGGTTTACAATGTCCAGGACCCATTGTCGAAATCAATAAAGAAATGACGAAAATGTCAGAAGGCGAACAACTTGAAGTTTCTGTCACTGATTTTGGATTTAAACAAGATATTCAAGCTTGGGTAAAACAAAGAGGATACCATCTTGTTATGTTAGAAGAAAATGTGGATCATATTCGTGCAGTGATTGAAAAAACTAAAGACAAAACTATGGACGTGACACACGAAGGCAATGGCACGACGATTGTCTTGTTTAGCGGTGAATTAGACAAGGCTATAGCGGCACTTATTATCGCGAATGGCGCGAAAGCAGCAGGTCGAGACGTCAGTATTTTCTTTACATTTTGGGGACTGAATGCACTGAAAAAAATTAATCAATCACCTGTGAAGAAAAAAGGTATTGCAAAAATGTTCGATATGATGTTGCCAAGTCAACCGGAATATATGCCAATTTCTAAAATGAATATGTTTGGATTAGGTAATGTGATGATGCGTTATGTTATGAAAAAGAAAAATGTTGAAACCTTACCTACATTAATCGAAAAAGCTATTGAGCAAGATGTGAAATTAATCGCGTGTACGATGAGTATGGACGTGATGGGCATTTCGAAAGAAGAATTGAGAGAAGAAGTTACTTTTGGTGGTGTGGGCGCGTATATTGGTGACACAGAACAGGCACGACATAATCTATTTATTTAGGAGGATATTGATATGTTTTTTAAACAGTTTTACAATGACCATTTATCACAAGCATCTTATTTAATTGGCTGTCAACGTACGGGTGAAGCCATGATAATTGATCCGATACGTGATTTGACACAATATGTTGCACTCGCAGAACAAGAAGGTTTCAAAATTACGAAAGCAGCAGAAACACACATTCATGCGGATTATGCTTCTGGTATTCGTGAAGTAGCCAATCGATTAGACGCGGTCATTTATGTGTCCAAAGAAGGTGAAGAAAGTCTTGGTTATCGGAATATGCCGGAACAAACTGTATTTGTAGGTCATCAGGATACAATTCGTGTAGGTAATATTGAATTAAAAGTATTGCATACACCTGGACATACCCCAGAGAGTATCAGTTTCTTGTTAACAGATTTTGGTGGAGGCGCAACCGTACCGATGGGGCTCTTCAGTGGTGATTTTCTTTTCGTTGGTGATATTGGACGTCCAGACTTACTTGAAAAAGCGGTACAAGTGGCAGGATCTACTGAAAAAGGTGCGAAACAAATGTTTGAATCAGTTCAAATGATTAAAGCTTATCCTGATTATATTCAAATTTGGCCGGGGCACGGTGCGGGTAGCCCATGTGGTAAAGCGTTAGGTGCTATTCCGATGTCAACTTTAGGTTATGAAAAAATCAACAATTGGGCGTTTCAAATTGAAGATGAAACGAATTTTATTGAAACATTAACGACAGATCAACCGGCGCCACCGAAACACTTTGCTGAAATGAAGCGTATCAATCAATGGGGCACACAAGCATTTCAACCTTATCGCGTATACCTTGAAAATGATAAGACCACACCAGCATTCGATTTACGTTCGAAAGAAGCATACCATGGTGGACATACGTTAGGGTCTATCAATGTGCCGTATAATAAAAACTTTATTAACCAAATCGGTTGGTACTTGAATTATGACCAAGATATTCAGCTGATTGGAGACTATGAAACCATTAAACAAGCCATTCAAACATTACAGCTTATTGGATTTGATCGCGTTAAAAGTTATAAAGCGCCTACATTTGAAATGGTGACTACATCAATTCATAGTGGTGACATGTCTGGTGAGGAAACCAATGTCATTGATGTAAGGAATGACAAAGAATGGGCAGCCGGACATTTAAACCGAGCGTTGCATATTCCGCACGGTCAATTGTTAGAAACCGCAATAGATTTAGACAAATCAGCACCACTTTATGTACATTGTCAATCTGGTGTCAGAAGTTCCATCGCAGTTGGAATTTTAGAACAAAAAGGCTTTCACCACATTATAAACGTTCGTGAAGGGTATCAAGCCATGCCTGAAACAATCAAAAATAACGTATAAAGATGAAATATACTTATTATTTAAGGTCAAGACTATCGTTTTGGCCTTTTTTGGTGTGAATTAAAAATATTAATTTGATAAATTGATAAAAGCATGCTAACGTATATGTAAACGTTTACACATTAGTTGGGAGTGTGAAGATGACGACGATTAAAGAAGTAGCAAAATATGCAAATGTCTCTGTGGCGACAGTATCTCGCGCGATAAATGGGACTGGATATGTAAAGAAAGAAACACGTGACAAAATTGATGCGGCCATTAAAAAATTGAATTATCAACCCAATGAAGTGGCGCGATCGTTAAATATGCAAACGTCGAAAATGCTCGGTTTATTGTTGCCAGATATGAGTAACCCATTTTTCACGGTCGTTGCTAGAGGCGTGGAAGATAAAGCGATGGCGCGAGGTTATCATATTATGATTGGTAACGGTGCGATGGATGAGACGAAAGAACTGAATTATTTGTCAATGTTTAAAGTTAATCAATGTAGTGGCATTATCGCATCACAACTTTCAACATCAAAAGCCTTTCAAACGCTAAAGTCTTTTAAAACACCGTATGTGTTAATTGATCGTGTTTCAGAGGGCGATGCGTGTATCGAGGCAGACCATACGAAAGGTGGAGCGTTACAAGCAGAAGCGATATTAAATGGGCGTGCGGCGCATGTTTTATTATTGCATCAAGATTTATCATTTACATCGTTTCGTGCCCGTTTTACAGCAGCACAAGACGTATTACAACAGAAAAATGTGCATGTTGTAACGGAAGATGAAGCAGAATTAGATGTGGAAAAGTTTGAAAGTTATATCAATGATAGTCACATCGATAGTGTCATTTGTAGTAATGATGTCATGGCGTTAAAAGTCATGAAATGGGTGCACAATCTCGGTAAAGTAGTGCCTGATGATGTGCAAGTTATTGGTTATGATGACATCCCTTTTGCTGAGATGTTTTTGCCAAATTTAACGACTGTCCGTCAACCTGCTTATGAACTTGGGCAACAAGCAGCAGAACAATTAATTAATACTTTAGAAGGTTATGCATCACAAACTCCTGCCAAGTTAAATGTAGCATTAATTCATAGACAATCAACGAGGAGGTCAAAGAAATGAAAAAAATTTATGTTATAGGAAGTGTATCCATAGATTTGGTTGTGTCAACAAAGGTAGTACCTAAAAAAGGTGAAACGGTACTCGGTGAATCATTTTTTACAACACCGGGGGGCAAAGGTGCTAATCAAGCTGTTGCGGCAGCACGACTTGGTGATGATGTCCATATGATTGGTCGTGTCGGCGACGATGATTTTGGGCAAGAGATTATTGAAAATTTCAAGCGTAACCAAGTGGATGTGACGCACTTGAATGTCGTACCGCATATGACTACAGGAACCGCACATATTACGTTAGCAGACAACGATAATAGTATTATAGTGGTTCCTTCCGCTAACAACGAAGTGACGTTTGCGAATATCAAAGACCAATTAGCACAACTTGAGAAAGGTGATATTGTATTACTTCAACAAGAAATTCCAGCTGACACGGTAGCAAGTGTGCTTGCGTATTGTAAACAACATGGAGTGGTTTCTATATTAAATCCTGCGCCATATCGTGACATTGATGAGGCGGTCATTGAAAATGCAGATTATCTTACGCCTAATGAAACAGAAAGTGATGCATTATTTAAAGAAGATCTTGATGATGCATTAGAACGCTATCCAAATAAACTCATCGTCACAATTGGTGATAAAGGCGCGCGTTATTTTAATGGTGAAAAACATGTCACAGTGCAAAGTTTTAAACGTGATGTTAAAGATACTACTGGGGCAGGAGACACGTTTAACGGTGCGCTCGCGGTAGGATTACAAAAAGGATTTGCTTTAGATAAAGCCATTGAACTTGCGAATCTCGCAGCGAGTTTTTCAGTGACTGGCATGGGCGCGCAAGGTGGTATGCCGACATGGCAAGAGATAGAAGGTGAATTCGATGTATAAAACTGGAACTTTAAACAGTAACATTTCAACAGTGTTAAGCCAATTAGGGCATACAGATCAAATTTTGATTGCAGATTGTGGTTTGCCGATTCCTGATGGTGTTAAGCGCATTGACCTTGCACTGACATTTGGACACCCTTCGTTTTGGGACGTCTATACAGAAGTGTGCAAACATATGG
The sequence above is a segment of the Staphylococcus hyicus genome. Coding sequences within it:
- a CDS encoding LacI family DNA-binding transcriptional regulator, which codes for MTTIKEVAKYANVSVATVSRAINGTGYVKKETRDKIDAAIKKLNYQPNEVARSLNMQTSKMLGLLLPDMSNPFFTVVARGVEDKAMARGYHIMIGNGAMDETKELNYLSMFKVNQCSGIIASQLSTSKAFQTLKSFKTPYVLIDRVSEGDACIEADHTKGGALQAEAILNGRAAHVLLLHQDLSFTSFRARFTAAQDVLQQKNVHVVTEDEAELDVEKFESYINDSHIDSVICSNDVMALKVMKWVHNLGKVVPDDVQVIGYDDIPFAEMFLPNLTTVRQPAYELGQQAAEQLINTLEGYASQTPAKLNVALIHRQSTRRSKK
- a CDS encoding DsrE/DsrF/DrsH-like family protein produces the protein MTKFKTQHITNFYQSELEKLGQQQQLIDVRTSEEYEIGHINGAILHPVQQIETFDFPKDRTYYIHCRSGARSQKAAEFLSEKGYNVVNLDGGFDAIKEQLSNIETPNTHKNISHSHELKANRIKRDFSGLQCPGPIVEINKEMTKMSEGEQLEVSVTDFGFKQDIQAWVKQRGYHLVMLEENVDHIRAVIEKTKDKTMDVTHEGNGTTIVLFSGELDKAIAALIIANGAKAAGRDVSIFFTFWGLNALKKINQSPVKKKGIAKMFDMMLPSQPEYMPISKMNMFGLGNVMMRYVMKKKNVETLPTLIEKAIEQDVKLIACTMSMDVMGISKEELREEVTFGGVGAYIGDTEQARHNLFI
- the rbsK gene encoding ribokinase is translated as MKKIYVIGSVSIDLVVSTKVVPKKGETVLGESFFTTPGGKGANQAVAAARLGDDVHMIGRVGDDDFGQEIIENFKRNQVDVTHLNVVPHMTTGTAHITLADNDNSIIVVPSANNEVTFANIKDQLAQLEKGDIVLLQQEIPADTVASVLAYCKQHGVVSILNPAPYRDIDEAVIENADYLTPNETESDALFKEDLDDALERYPNKLIVTIGDKGARYFNGEKHVTVQSFKRDVKDTTGAGDTFNGALAVGLQKGFALDKAIELANLAASFSVTGMGAQGGMPTWQEIEGEFDV
- the cstB gene encoding persulfide dioxygenase-sulfurtransferase CstB, with the translated sequence MFFKQFYNDHLSQASYLIGCQRTGEAMIIDPIRDLTQYVALAEQEGFKITKAAETHIHADYASGIREVANRLDAVIYVSKEGEESLGYRNMPEQTVFVGHQDTIRVGNIELKVLHTPGHTPESISFLLTDFGGGATVPMGLFSGDFLFVGDIGRPDLLEKAVQVAGSTEKGAKQMFESVQMIKAYPDYIQIWPGHGAGSPCGKALGAIPMSTLGYEKINNWAFQIEDETNFIETLTTDQPAPPKHFAEMKRINQWGTQAFQPYRVYLENDKTTPAFDLRSKEAYHGGHTLGSINVPYNKNFINQIGWYLNYDQDIQLIGDYETIKQAIQTLQLIGFDRVKSYKAPTFEMVTTSIHSGDMSGEETNVIDVRNDKEWAAGHLNRALHIPHGQLLETAIDLDKSAPLYVHCQSGVRSSIAVGILEQKGFHHIINVREGYQAMPETIKNNV